The DNA window CAAAACATTATGTGTGCAATAAATATTGTTGGCATACCAAAAGGAATTTTTAAAGTATGTCCACCTATTTTATATGTGAAGTCTAAAAATAGTGTTAGGAGTGAAGCACCAAGAACTATTTCTGGTGTAGTAAGCGGCAAAACTAGAAAACCTGCGATTGCACCAGAACCTTTTATTTTCCTTCGCGCTAGAGCAAAAGCTATAAGTGAACCAAGGATCACTGCGATTAGAGAAGAACCCAATGCAATATATATAGATCTATATAGAGAATTATTTAATTCTGGATAATAAAATTTATTAGGCTCTCCGCCCATAATTGTTTTTACCCAATGTTTAGTCGTGAAGCCTTTCCAAACTAAATTAAATTTTGATGAAGGGTCATTAAAGCTAAAAATCAGAATGATTGAAATTGGTATAAATAGATAGATCATTACAAGGGTTCCAGAAATATTAACTCCCCAGCGGCCTAATTTTCCCCCTCTTGATTCAACGTAAGTTTCTTTATCACTCATCCAGCTAAATCCTCTGCATCAAAAATTGAACTGTAAATTATGAATAGAATTACAACAATCAACATAAATATAAAAGAAAGTGCCGATGCTACAGGATAATTACTTTGACGCAAAAATTGGTCTTGTACAACTGTACCTATCATAGATGTTTTTGCTGAACCTAAATAATATGTATTAACAAAATCGCCTGCAGCAGGAATAAAGACTAGAAGACTACCTGCAAAGATTCCTGGTGCAGCCATAGGTAGAATTATCTTTCGAAATGCTATAAATGTATTTGCATATAGATCGCGTGCAACATTCATTAATTTTGGATCGATTTTTTCTAATGCAACGTATAGAGGAAGAATCATGAATGGTAAGAAGTTATATACGAGTCCACCAATTACAGCATATGGTGTTCTTAAAACTTGAAAATCACTAGGCAAAATTGAGATAGTTGCATTAGGTCCAACAAAGTGAGAGAAAATAGGTCCATGTGAGCCAAGAATAGTTTTCCAAGCTAATGTTCTAATTAAGAAACTCGTAAAGAATGGCACCATTACTATGCCCATCCAAAAGTTTTTCCATCGTCCAGCTCTGAAAGCTATTATATATGCGAGTGGGAATGCTAAAAATATTGCAATAATTGTTGCAATGATGGCATAGGTGAAAGATCTTTGAAATTGTGCTCCGTAATCTGTGAATGCAGTCGAATAATTTGACCATTCCCAAGCAAACTTAACGTTTCCAAACCTGGTTGGCCTTACTGAAAGTGATTTAATAAATAAAGAAATTAGAGGTATCAGAAAGAATAAAATTAACCAGATTATTCCAGGAGAAAGCATTGCTACTGGAGCAAATCTTCTTTTTCTTTTTACGGTTTCTTCTACCTCTATATCTTCAGCCATTAATTAGTCTCATCCGGCACCAGTTATTTCAGATGATCTAGCATCGAATTCTTCTTCATCTTTTTCACTAAGTGATGCAAAGATATTTAGACTTTCTAAAAATTCATCTGATGGATTTACTAATGGGTTATCTGCAAGTTTTGCAGCTTCTCCACCAAGTTTTCTTAATTCTTCACCTACACCTTTTACAGGTGAAATAAATTGAACTTCCTGAACCCATTTAGCACTAACTACTGGATCATAAAAATAGTTAATAAATTCTGTGGCCAAACCTGGTTTATCCGAAGAAATAGGGATCATGAAGTTATCCGATGCATTTGTTCCACCTGATTCTGGAACATAAAAACGAACGTCAGGGTTATCTATGGTAATTTGGGCAACGTCGCCGGCCCAAGCGAAACATGCAGCTAGGTTACCGCCACTTAAATCTGTAACATATTCATTTCCATTTATACCACTAATTTTCCCTGAATCAATGTAATTCTTCAAATCATCAAAGACTGGGCCGAATTCTTTCATGCCTGAATTTTCAATATCAATTCCTTTTGCCAAACCAATAATTCCAATTGTATCTCTCATCTCTGAAAGTACAGTTTTTGTACCCGAAACAGCTAAGAAATCATCAAAGGTCTTAAGTTCTTTTCCTGTCTGTGCAATATTATAAGCAATACCGGCAGGTACTGACGCCCATGGTGCTGAATATTTACGAGTTTTATCAAAACTAGGCGAAGCCAAATTTGAAGTTAGATTTTTCTTATTAGGAAATTTAGAATCATCTAGTGGTTGTGCCCATTTAACTTGATTTATAATGCGGTTAGCCATCCAGTCAGTTAACATAAATCCGTCGCGGTTAATAGATTCATTGCGATTTAGTACTGGTTGGATTTTTGCAAAATATTCACTGTTATCATTTATATCTTCAATGTATGTGAGTTTTATTCCGGTATCTTTTTCAAAATCTTTTTTTAATTGATCTGAAATATATGACGTCCAGTTCGAAATAGTTACCGATTTAGCTTTACTAGAAGAACCACTAGAGCATGCTGCGAGAATTGCAGGAGATATTGCTAGCGTACCACCAATAATTCCAATGGATTTTAAGAAATCTCTACGATTTACTTGTAATCCGCTTGATACTTCTTTTTTTTCGTTTGTCATTATTCCCCCATTATCATTTTGTTTATATTTATTTCTTGAATGCTCTGACTACCTTTTGATCACATGTCAATCGCAATGGTGAACCTACTAGCTGTTCATCCAAATTATCCACCCAATCAACATATGCAAATAATTCTTGACCATTTGGCCCAATGAGTGAATATCGCGACTGTGCACCTTCAAATGTATGTGAACTTACTGTGCATTCTAAATAATTACTATCTGGTTTAGATGCTGAATTTTCAGGAAACAGAACAACTCTTTCCGGTCTTATCATTATTGTTACATCATCGCCAACTTTTAAATCATCTGGAGTTGATTCTGACTGGATTTGATTATCTCCAACAGCGATGGTTAAAACACCGCCATTATCTTTTGTAACTTTTCCTTCTATTAAATTTGCATCACCAATAAAACTTGCAACAAATTGAGTACTTGGATGATTATAGATCTCTTCAGGAGTACCTATTTGTTCGACGCGACCTTGGCTCATGACAGCAATACGATCACTCATTGTTAAGGCTTCATGTTGGTCATGGGTAACAAAAATGAACGTTATACCGACTTCACGTTGAATTCGTTTAAGTTCAAGTTGCATATTTTGACGTAATTTTAAGTCAAGAGCAGCTAATGGCTCATCTAACAATAGTGCTTTAGGCATATTTACCAGGGCTCTGGCCAATGCAACTCTTTGTTGTTGACCACCACTTAATTGCGCTGGTTTTCGATCTGCAAATTGTTCCAGTTTTACTATTTCTAGCATTTTCATTGCACGCTTTTTAGCTTCGCCTTTTTTTACACCTTTTATTGTTGGTCCAAACATTACATTTTTGAGTACAGACATATGAGGGAATAATGCATATTGTTGAAATACTGTATTCACATCTCGTTTAAATGGAGGTGTTCTTGATACATCTTCGCCTTCTAAAAGCACCCGGCCTTTAGTCGGCAAGTCAAAACCTGCAATCATTCGAAGTGTTGTTGTTTTACCACAACCAGATGGTCCAAGCATCGAGAAAAATTCACCTTTTTTTATTTCAAAATTGGCATTTTCCACGGCAACATATTTTTCAAAAATCTTTGATACATTATCTAATTTGATAACAGAGTCAACTGACTCTTCTGGTGATTTGGAATCCACGACTAAATCATATACCTAATGTTGTCCAATATGGTGGAATTAGAGGATTGTATCAATATTTATAAGGTATAAAAACATTTTTCATACGGCGAGTTGAATATATCTAAACTTCTAACCTAAATTAAACGTATGGAAAATATTTCGCAAGATGCAAAACCTCACGATCTTTCAGATCAAAGCCCATGGGAATCATTTAAAAAATCAGCATTTAGACTCGAATCATTACCAGAATACCGTGTTGATTATGAAGCTAAAGATTACGCTGACTATCTAGCTGGCAAAGATGTAGATATTACAAATAATGATGGCATGATAAAATGGTGTGATTTAGTTAAATCTAAAATTGCTGTTGGAGCAAGAATGGACCGCGCCCGTATTGTTTGTAACCCTTCGACTGACTATCTACGATTTGAAATGACACATGCCTACGAGATGACTACGAAAGCTGGTGAAGTTATTAGACTTATTAGTGAAGATGATTTTGATCTTACGTGTGACGATAATGAGCTAGATGTAATTTTTAACCGCTGGGGTGCCATTGATTTTTGGTTATTAGATGAAAATCATCTATTAATTATGGACTATGACGACGATGGAACATATATTGGAATTAATGAATCAAAAGATGAAGAAGATTTGCGTGATGCAATTAAAATCCGTGACGCAGTAATGCGCATTAACCATTTTGTAGAGATTTGATATGGACAATATAGATAAACAAGATAAAATAGTCAAACTTTCACATAGTGAGATCGTTGAATTGTTGAAAAATTCTGAACTTGATGGTTTTCGTCATAATGATGCATCTATTTCTAAAATATATCGATTTGATACTTTTACAAAGGCAATAAATTTTATGTTTAAAGTATCTGAATTTTGTGAAGAAATAGACCACCACCCTAATTGGACAAATATATATAATCGTGTTGAAGTTGATTTATCTACCCACGATATTTTAGGTGTGAGCGAAAAAGATTTAGAACTAGCTAAGGTAATGAATAAAGTCGCAAAATCTATTAACTAAGCATATAATAATTGTCACACAGCCATGATACGCTTGTTTATATGAGCTTGAAGTTTCCGTCCCTCAAAATTCTGCATTGCGCAGATCTGCATTTAGATGCTGCATTAAGTGGTTCTTTAAGAACTAGTCAAAATGCGTATATTGACGATCGCGATATTGCTATATTACGAGATGCCCCGCTTTTGGCTCTAAATAATATTTCTAAGACCGCGATTAGCGAAAAAGTAGATATTCTTATTATTGCCGGCGATTTATTTAACATGAAAGATGATGCGGCAATGAATCATCGTGTCCGATCTTATCTTTTCAATTTCTTTAAAATTTTAGAATCAGAAAATATACAAGTTGTTATCACTGTTGGTAACCATGATCCGCTTAAATTTATTTCTGAAATTTCAGCTTCATGGCCAAAAAATGTTTTTCTTTTTAGCAATAAAGAAGTAGAGACAGTTTCTTTTATATTCAATGGTCATAGCGTTGATATACATGGTGTTAGCTATGCAACCCAAAACGAGGATCGTAATTTAGCAAAACAATTTCCGACTAAAACAAATGCAGATTTTAATATTGCAGTCTTACATACAAATGTTGGAGGAGACTTAAATCATTCAAACTATGCGCCAAGTAGTTTGAAAACTTTGACATCATATGATTACGATTATTTTGCACTAGGCCATATTCATAAACGCGCAATTCTCTCAGATAACCCTTTGGTTGCTTATAGTGGAAATCATCAAGCATTTAGCCCAAAACCTTCAGAATGTGAAGCCAAAGGCGTATCGATAATCGAATTCGAACATCCTGGATCGATAGCAATCTCTATATTTATCGAAACGGATGTCGTCAGATACATAAAAGAAGATTTAACAATCGAGAATTCGAATAGTGTTGAAGAGATCGCCGAAAACATTAAGCTGCAATTAGAGAATAAATACGAAGACATATCACAACTTATATTATGTCGTTTAGTTTTAACATTGATTGAGTTTGAAGGTTCATATATAGATACTGACGACCTGACAGACATTATTAATGAGAATATTACTGGAGTAATAATTACAGAGATCAAAACCAACAGTCAAACAGAAAGTTTCGAAGAGCTTGTGCAAAACAGCGAATATTTTCAAAGCATCGAACAAGAAATTGATTCTATAGGCAATATTGAAATAGATGAACTCTATGGCAAACAGGCTTTAAAAATATCTAATGCCTTATCAATAAGCGAGATTAACGTTTCAGACTATGTACCTATAGATACAGAAATAGAAGTTAAAGAATATATTTCACAAGTACATAATGAATTATTAGGAAAAACTAAATAATGACTAATCCATACATTTCATCAATCCATATTGAGTACTCCAATTTAAACCCAGTAAATATTGAAGATTTATCTCCAGAATTGAATATAATTTTTGGTGATAACGAAACTGGAAAATCTCGGATACGTGATTTTATCACTTGGATGCTTTTTGCAAATGGTGAAAAATTTCATTCAGATAGAACAAAAAATATAAG is part of the Acidimicrobiia bacterium genome and encodes:
- a CDS encoding DNA repair exonuclease, producing MSLKFPSLKILHCADLHLDAALSGSLRTSQNAYIDDRDIAILRDAPLLALNNISKTAISEKVDILIIAGDLFNMKDDAAMNHRVRSYLFNFFKILESENIQVVITVGNHDPLKFISEISASWPKNVFLFSNKEVETVSFIFNGHSVDIHGVSYATQNEDRNLAKQFPTKTNADFNIAVLHTNVGGDLNHSNYAPSSLKTLTSYDYDYFALGHIHKRAILSDNPLVAYSGNHQAFSPKPSECEAKGVSIIEFEHPGSIAISIFIETDVVRYIKEDLTIENSNSVEEIAENIKLQLENKYEDISQLILCRLVLTLIEFEGSYIDTDDLTDIINENITGVIITEIKTNSQTESFEELVQNSEYFQSIEQEIDSIGNIEIDELYGKQALKISNALSISEINVSDYVPIDTEIEVKEYISQVHNELLGKTK
- a CDS encoding ABC transporter permease; translation: MLSPGIIWLILFFLIPLISLFIKSLSVRPTRFGNVKFAWEWSNYSTAFTDYGAQFQRSFTYAIIATIIAIFLAFPLAYIIAFRAGRWKNFWMGIVMVPFFTSFLIRTLAWKTILGSHGPIFSHFVGPNATISILPSDFQVLRTPYAVIGGLVYNFLPFMILPLYVALEKIDPKLMNVARDLYANTFIAFRKIILPMAAPGIFAGSLLVFIPAAGDFVNTYYLGSAKTSMIGTVVQDQFLRQSNYPVASALSFIFMLIVVILFIIYSSIFDAEDLAG
- a CDS encoding ABC transporter permease, with the translated sequence MSDKETYVESRGGKLGRWGVNISGTLVMIYLFIPISIILIFSFNDPSSKFNLVWKGFTTKHWVKTIMGGEPNKFYYPELNNSLYRSIYIALGSSLIAVILGSLIAFALARRKIKGSGAIAGFLVLPLTTPEIVLGASLLTLFLDFTYKIGGHTLKIPFGMPTIFIAHIMFCMSYITLTVKARLRGFDWAIEDAAKDLGANGRQTFFKVIFPLALPGIFAAFLLSFALSFDDFIITLFVSGDVKTFPIQVFGQSRTAIPPQINVLSSILLIITTTIFIIPTVLSIRKQKKIAKIRANTP
- a CDS encoding ABC transporter ATP-binding protein, translated to MENANFEIKKGEFFSMLGPSGCGKTTTLRMIAGFDLPTKGRVLLEGEDVSRTPPFKRDVNTVFQQYALFPHMSVLKNVMFGPTIKGVKKGEAKKRAMKMLEIVKLEQFADRKPAQLSGGQQQRVALARALVNMPKALLLDEPLAALDLKLRQNMQLELKRIQREVGITFIFVTHDQHEALTMSDRIAVMSQGRVEQIGTPEEIYNHPSTQFVASFIGDANLIEGKVTKDNGGVLTIAVGDNQIQSESTPDDLKVGDDVTIMIRPERVVLFPENSASKPDSNYLECTVSSHTFEGAQSRYSLIGPNGQELFAYVDWVDNLDEQLVGSPLRLTCDQKVVRAFKK
- a CDS encoding 4a-hydroxytetrahydrobiopterin dehydratase; this encodes MDNIDKQDKIVKLSHSEIVELLKNSELDGFRHNDASISKIYRFDTFTKAINFMFKVSEFCEEIDHHPNWTNIYNRVEVDLSTHDILGVSEKDLELAKVMNKVAKSIN
- a CDS encoding spermidine/putrescine ABC transporter substrate-binding protein, encoding MTNEKKEVSSGLQVNRRDFLKSIGIIGGTLAISPAILAACSSGSSSKAKSVTISNWTSYISDQLKKDFEKDTGIKLTYIEDINDNSEYFAKIQPVLNRNESINRDGFMLTDWMANRIINQVKWAQPLDDSKFPNKKNLTSNLASPSFDKTRKYSAPWASVPAGIAYNIAQTGKELKTFDDFLAVSGTKTVLSEMRDTIGIIGLAKGIDIENSGMKEFGPVFDDLKNYIDSGKISGINGNEYVTDLSGGNLAACFAWAGDVAQITIDNPDVRFYVPESGGTNASDNFMIPISSDKPGLATEFINYFYDPVVSAKWVQEVQFISPVKGVGEELRKLGGEAAKLADNPLVNPSDEFLESLNIFASLSEKDEEEFDARSSEITGAG